The window TTGGAGGGGTGCTGTCAGGGCAGGCCACAAGTTGTTACCTCTGCTCCTCGCTGAGCTTGTGCTGGGCACGCAGGGCGGCCAGGATGGGCGGGTGGGGGCTCAGGCAGTAGCTCTGACAGCGTCTCTGCAGCTGCTGGATGCGGGCCAGGATCTCCCACTCCTGAAGGGGCAGCCTCTGAGACCTCCGCCCATGCTCTGCCCCAACCCtggaccccctccccacctccacccctgacCACCACAGCTCCCCCTTACCTTTCTCCTCTTCTCAAAGTTGATGAGATCCCCCTGGGGACAAACTTTGTCTGAACTGGAGACAGTTCAGACTCCAAAGTCAGGGATTGAAGATCAAGGTCAGGGGCTGGGATATCAGGAACCCCATGCACTAAGGGAGCTGGGGTCAGGGAGCATGGGCAAGGTCAAGGGTGAGAGGTCAGGAAGCTCACTGTGCTGAGGGTAAGGAGTCAAGAGTCAGGGCTCAGACCTTCAGCATATCCGGCAGGGCGGTATCCAGCATTACCAGGTCCGTGAGAAAGGTGCCAAGGTAGGGGATGGGGCCTGGGGGCAGTTTCTGTGGCCCCCAGAGCTCCAGTCACCCTTAGGCATCAGTgaccccatcaggctccaccccctgccccagcatCCCACTTGTCTCTCATTTCAAACCACATCACTCACCGAAGACGGGCTTCCTGTGGGGGCATCCCCTTCTTGGAGCCCTTGAGTTGCCtcctggaaacagtgagagactttattttcttaggctccaaaatcactgcagatggtgactgcagccatgaaatgaaaagacgcttgctccttggaagaaaagctatgacaaacctagacagcatattaaaaagcagagacattactttgccaacaaaggtccatctagtcaaagctgtggtttttccagtagtcatatatggatgtgagagttggcccataaagaaagctgagcgccaaagaactgatgctttttaactgtggtgttagagaagactcttgagagtcccttggactgcagggagatcaaaccagtcaatcctaaaggaaatcagtcctgaatattcattggaaggactgatgctgaagctgaagctccaatactttggccacctgatgctaagaactgactcattagaaaagaccctggtgctggggaagattgaaggcaggagaaggggatgacagaggatgagatggttggatggcatcactgactcgatggacatgagtttgagcaagctctgggagttggtgatggacagggaagcctggcgtgttgcagtccatggggtcacaaagagttggacgtgactgagtgactgaactaactgagggggaggagaaggaCTGAGCAGTCCTGGGGTCTTTTTGACCCCTCCCTCAGGGAAGATATCTCCATCACAGCCATACCCAAGGGAAAGTGaacagggaggaggagagagcaaATAAGCAGCAGGGGGCAGGCCCTACAGGAGATGATGAGAGATGGGGCTTGTGGATGCCGAGGACTCCAAGGCTGGCCTATAACACAGGTGAGAGTCCTTGTGACCCCTCCCAAGCAATGCCCTGAACTTTGCCTTCACAGCATTGTTCTGCCTGGTAATTAGTGATATAATTGCTGGGGCAATTACTAAATTGTGTGTGACCCATCTGGGGCCTGAAGCCCTCCAAGGGGAGGAAAGTGTGTTTGTGTCTTCGTGGCTGAGCCTCCTGGCAACTGCCTGGCACTTAACGCAGAGTTCCTTGAGCTCTCATCCTTATTTGAGACctgtgttcatttatttactgATCACCTactctgggccaggcactgtttgGAGTGCTGGGGaggcagcagtgaacaaaacagacaaaatttctGGCCTCATAGAGCAGACATCAGCCATGGCGAAACAGCAACAACCAAGTTAGATGTGTAATCTAAGGACAGGCAGAGATAAGGGCAATGGGGGCAGAGTGGAGGTGTGGGGGATATAGGGAGGGCCTCTCAGAGGTGGAAACACTGGGGGAGACACCTGCAGAGGGTGCCAAGAACGTTCTTGGCAAAAGAACAGACTTCCAGTGCCATCTATTCTgcatttttttgactgtgctgcagtatgtgtgatcttagttccccgaccaggaatcgaacccatgtcccctgcatcaggaactcagagtcttaaccactggaccaccagggaagtctctattctGGATTCACCCCCAAGAACCAGCACCTAATTGCAGTCAGAACCTCAATCTTGCCTGCAGTAAGTCAGACTCATTGGcacactttttttgtttgttttgttttgcttatcaAAGTCAAGTCCttggcacaatttttttttcccactctttgcTGTGACTCTGACCTTCTGTGACCTTTTCACTGTAGCTTctggtatttgttgaatgagtaaataaggCAGCCGTCAAGTGTGAGCTCTGATGAGGGCAGCAGAGGCAGCAAAAACACAGGGCTGCCTACAAACAGGAGGAAGGCCATTCTCGAGAGGTATGGGAAAGGACGCTGAGTGTTATGACAACGAAAAGCAATGGCCCTTTCCTGGGCCTGGGATCTGTGGGGGCCCTCACCCATCTGTACCTGGGAGAGAATCTCTCTGCTGCTCAGATGGTTGTTCTCATCGGAGAAAATTTGGGCAAGTTTCCTGAAAGTGGATAATGGTTCcctgaggaggagaggagaggagtcaCGGGTGGCCATGGGAAGAGTCAGAGCAGGGATGCGGTGGGCAAGAGGTCTcaccccagcacccccacccccagtccctggTCACCGGCTCACGGCGCCCCAGCTGCGCTTCAGCCTGTAGATGGGGTTAGACTGCAGGGCGGACAGGATGGCACGCAGGGAGGAGAAGTTCCGCAGTTCCCGGCAGCGCTGGGGAGCGGGGTGGAGGGGGTGCTGGTCACACCTCAAACCTGCCTGATCCCCATGTATGATCCACCTTTGATCCCGTGACTTGTGACCCCAGGTCAAACCCTTACATGTCGCCCCACATCTGACAAGCTACCCGGATTCAGCCTCCTCCCCCCCTTACCTCTCCGTACCCTTTGCCTGACCTTGGCTTTCCGTGTCCCCACTCCTTACTTCTCCCTGGGCCCTAGACAGACCCATAGCATCTCTCTAGTTCCAGACTCCTCATCCTTAACCTAAGTCTCACTCCAGGTGTCAACCTCTAGTCCCCTTGCCTTGCCACGCCCCCACTCCCTTTCCTGGGCCCCAGTTCTACTCTTCCCCTCTACCCAGAGGctcctgccccacctccacccaggcTCTTTCAAGACATCCACCTCCTTTTCTTGGCTTGGTACCAAGCCTATTCCTCCCCCAGTACCCCCATCCCATccttgtggtggtttagtcgctcactcctgtctgcctctttgtgaccccatggactgtagcctgccaggctcctctgtccatgggggttcttcaggcaagaatactggagtggattgccattttcttctccagggtatctttcccacccaggagccgagccagggtctcctgcactgcatggaGATTGAGCTACAATGAAGCCCATAAAACTGAGCTACAATAGAAGCCCATCATCCCATCCTTATTATTCCTTAACCAGCACGGAGTATTCTCGgccactcttgagagtcccttggacttcaaggaggtcaaaccagtgagtcttgaaggaaatcagtcctgaattcattgaaaagactgatgctgaagctacaatatctgggtcacctgatgcaaagaactgactcattagaaaagaccctggtgctgagaagattgaagacagaagaaggggacaacagaagatgagatgagcaagctcagggagttggtgatggacaggaaagcctggcgtgctgcattccatggggtcgcaaagagtcggacacgactgagcgactgaactgaactgaatcctccgCGGCTCAAGGCCACGTGCTGGACTTTCCCTTAGGTACCTCCCAGCCTCAACCCTCCACTTACCCAGAGACCCGTCCTTGGCCTTCCGCCCGCCCCCAGCCTCTCTCACTGAGCCTAGGCCCCGCGCATGCCCTGACCCCACGCTCCCGCCAGAGATGCACCTGAGCTATGCGGATCCACTTCTCCAGCCGCTGCGCCCTCTGCGGGGCGGCCAGGCCCGGTTCCCCGAGCACTGAGCCCAGCACGCAGCCGGTCACTGTGTTGAACTGGGTCACGGTGGCGCGCACAGTGGGGGCGATGCTTGTGGCCCCCGGCCGGTCTCGCTGCGACCACACGGAGCCCAGGCACTCGAAGGGCCGCAGGCGCGAGAAGAGCTCCTGAGcaaggggtggaggagggtggaATCTGAGTTCATAGGGACCTCCCCtaactcctcctccctcccccacccgctACCGTCCCTTATCCCAGCCCCTGCGCGAGCGGGCCGGCTCTGATACTCACCACGTCCATAAGGGTCAGCTGCTCCGCCACGTCGTCTACACTGAAGTCCAGAAGCTCAGGGCCTTCCCACACGAGGCCCTCCTCGTCTTCCAGGCAGCCCACCGGGGAGTCTGGGCAGAGGATCTGGGCAGTCCCAGGGGGTCCTGAGGGAGCACTGACTAGGTGAGCTTAAATGCTCAGTCTGACGGtaggccaccaagctcctctgtccatgggattctccaggaaagaatactggagtgggcagccattcccttcttcaggagatgttccccacccagggatcgaacccttgtctcttacatctcctgcattggcaggcagagtctttaccactgcgccaccaggaaagcccaacctTGTGGTTAAGGGAAGGTTAAGACATTGTCTTAATGTCCCAAGTTCGAATCCAAATTGATCCACTGGGCTAGCTGTGTGAATTAAAACAAgcctttaacctctctgtgccttagtttcctcatctggatttattttttcagtgtccAAGTGTGAAAACATTAATTCATTATTAATGCATCAAAagtatggattaaaaaaaatcaaatgagatcACGGATACCAGACTTCTataaagtactcaataaatatgaatTACTTTTCtcaaggtggtggtgggggaggggcgtgGTCAATGGTGGCGCCCCCTAGGGGACACTTTGGAAATCCAGACATGCATAGTGAAGAATCCTAATACCCAGCCTCCAAATGTCCCTCCAAATTTGTGTCCTTAAAAAACCTATTTACAATAATCTGCACCTAGAACCCAACTATCTTGttcttgttgctatttagtctctcagtcgtgtccaactcttctgtaaccccgtggactatagcctgccaggctccttttgcccatgggatttcccaggcaagaatattggagtgggttgccatttccttctccagggtatcttcccaacccaggggttgaacctgtgtctcctgaattggcagacggattctttactatcgaGCCGCCTGGGAAACCCAGTCTTGCTCTTGAACACTAATTATTTTGGCTCCAGGAATGCAAGGACTGTAAGAGCTTGGACTTTGTTTTATATGGAAATTGCACGTGTTGTTCACCGTTTGGAAATCGATGTCACTAACATCTGCTACAGCATCTTTGTCACTGGTGCACTCCCCTGCGTTAGTCTGTGGTTTCCATGTTCACTGTGATGCTACAGCAGGTGAAGGCACTGGACAACTTCATTATGTCTTCTGATGAGGCGTGCCCAGACACTGACATACCAACACCATTGTGTAAATTGCTTTTGTCTTATTTCTCCTTCCTATTACCATtgcaatatattattatttttaagttcatttgaTTATCTGTCTTTAATTTAATATTAGGACAGGTGGTATTGcaaaatattagtttttaaaagtgagcataggagggacttccctggtggtccaatggctaagattctgcactctcaatgcaggggtctgtgttcaatctctggtcagagaacaagatcctacatgcctcaactaagagttcatcTGACACAACTAAATATCTCGCATGCCCCAAGGAAGATTGAAGAttctgcgtgccacaactaagaccctgtgcagccaaataaataaatattttaaaatggataattgtTGAAAATGAGTGAGGGGTGTGTAAGTGTTCTTTACACTACTTCTCTCTATTTCTGTATGTGTTTGAAATCATGGTAAAAAGTAACCCCCAAATAAAGATGTTAAAGTTCCCAGAGCCTGGCATACAGctggcattcaataaatgctcatttttcttctctgatctcaAATACTCACAGTTTAGGGTAGCCTTTTCAATAGAATTTTTTTGCAgtggtgaaaatattttctatctgtgCTGCCCAATGTGGTTACTGAGCACTagaaatgtggctagtgtgaccaaagaactgattctaatttttatttaatgttaattAACTTCAATTTCAATAGCCACATGGGGCTAGTGGCTACCTCACTAGTCTGTGCAGCTTGGATGACTTGGAATAAGCTGGAGAAATCttgaaggcaaaggaagaaagaTATTTAGTAACCAAAAGAGAAGCCGAAGggataaaacatatttaaatagcTGAAACTTTGTCTCTAGGGGAGAGAAGTGGCTGCTACTTTGTAAAGCAGAGAGAAATATGGCCAGATTAGTCTAAAGATTAAAGAATGGATTAAGGTTATGAAGCTTTTGTGATAGGGATCAGATCAAACACAGATGGGTGAAAGATGATATTTTATAGGCAGGATgcaattattcaataaataaatccATCTTGTAACTGACTCTGGGGACAGAGTTGGGGACACGACCAATGGATTCTATGAAGAATAATAAGGCAGGTAAGAGGACTCAGAGTGGGAGGCTCTATTTGTTGGGAAGAGATCTGAGAATGCACATCTGAGCAGGTGACAATTGAACAAAGGTTTGAATGAAGTATGTggatatttttccttccttccaaagcTCTCTACAACAGAGGTTGGCaagctcagcatgtgggatcttagttccctgaccagggattgaacctgcctctttGCACAGAAGTGCAatgtattaaccactggacctcctggAAATTCTTGGCAAACTTTTCTATTAAAGGCCAGATAGTTTGCTGACATCCaacagtaatgaaaataatactATTTGCCAAGccttcattgggcttccctggtggctcagacagtaaagaatctgcctgcaaagccctcattacttatttatttgtctacTAATTGTCTTCCCCAGGGAACAGGGAGCTCCTATCCACAGTTTATTTGTCGAATGAATGAAGAAGCCAATGTGGTAAGTACTGTCATTGCCCCCATTCTGaagataaggaaacaggctcagagaggtgaagtgacttatTCGAGGTCGCACAGTCAGCaaatggcagaactgggatttgaacccaggtctctgtggCTCTTAAGGCAAGTAGCAATAGGATGATTTGTAGCCAAAAACACAAGATATCCCAACCCCATGAAAGAATATCTTTATAGCTGTCATGTGTTGAGTGGGGGAGGTGAGGGATAAATGACAATACTgggttattatccccattttacaggtggcgaaactgaggctcagacagggcTAAGGACCCTGCCCAAGATCTGTAGATCTTCCAGAGGGGAGAATATCCCTGGGGGAAGGAGAATGCCTGCTCAGGACACTATCACGCCCCCAGTCCGCTCACCTGCCCGTGTCTGGCactgctcctcttcctcctgctctgcCTTCGCCTCCTTCAGGAAATCTCCCAGCAGCTTTTCAGCCTCCTGGGCCTCAGCCCCTGATGGAGCTGCCCAGCCCAGAAAGTTGCAAACACTGCCTAGGTCCGAGTGGGCAGGGGGGTCCCAGAAATCCTGAGGGTGGTCCCGCAGCCATAAGCCCAGCACTGACACCACAGCCCTGGCCAAGAGGGGTGGGACCTCAGAGCCCATCCCACAGTTGCAGACTCCCGGATCTCCTTCATTTCAGATCCGATCTTTGacctctgccctccccctcccccaccctatTGGAGGCAAACCTCAAGTTCTTGTTGAAAGTCAGAtctcttccttctgttttcttgatTTCCACCCTGGAAAGACACCCCCACACCCAAATCAGGTGAAgaagggaggggctggagaggaCTTAGGAGGAAGGttctggaggggaggaggagggctccACAGAGAGTAGATCGAGCATCCAGGTGACAGTCTGGGGTGGGCACTGGAGAATCTCCCGTTGGTACTGACCCGGGCGGGAGTGGCGGCGCCGGTGGTGGCAGGAGGAGGCCCAGCACGCGGCCAGTAGGCACGAAGGCCCGGTGGGTGGCCAGAAAGGCGGGCACGAAGCCTGGGTCCTGCTCGGGATCTCCGGACACCAACTCCCTCACTAGCCGCTCCAGCCGCGCCGCCCTCAGCGCCCGCACCTTGCTGGTGCGGTAATGAAGGAAGGTGTCGGGCGCGGGGCTGAGGGCCTGCGGGCCAGGGGGACCGCAATGAGACACAGAGGAATGGGCCCCGGCACCCATCTCCAATGCGTCTTTGGGGACCACCACTT is drawn from Bos mutus isolate GX-2022 chromosome 7, NWIPB_WYAK_1.1, whole genome shotgun sequence and contains these coding sequences:
- the RGL3 gene encoding ral guanine nucleotide dissociation stimulator-like 3 isoform X1; the protein is MERTAAGKDLALAPLQDWGEETEDGAVYSVSLRRQRSQRSSPGAGPRVTQALSPAPDTFLHYRTSKVRALRAARLERLVRELVSGDPEQDPGFVPAFLATHRAFVPTGRVLGLLLPPPAPPLPPGVEIKKTEGRDLTFNKNLRAVVSVLGLWLRDHPQDFWDPPAHSDLGSVCNFLGWAAPSGAEAQEAEKLLGDFLKEAKAEQEEEEQCQTRAGPPGTAQILCPDSPVGCLEDEEGLVWEGPELLDFSVDDVAEQLTLMDVELFSRLRPFECLGSVWSQRDRPGATSIAPTVRATVTQFNTVTGCVLGSVLGEPGLAAPQRAQRLEKWIRIAQRCRELRNFSSLRAILSALQSNPIYRLKRSWGAVSREPLSTFRKLAQIFSDENNHLSSREILSQEATQGLQEGDAPTGSPSSKLPPGPIPYLGTFLTDLVMLDTALPDMLKGDLINFEKRRKEWEILARIQQLQRRCQSYCLSPHPPILAALRAQHKLSEEQSYRISRVIEPPASSCPSSPCIRRQISLTKRLSAKLSRERVSSPGGSPGDPSSSTSSLSPASPPSSPRTKDPPTGSPPASPGPQSPSTKLPLSPDLPGPWSLALPLSGPRISLPGQQGSEARVIRVSIDNDHGNLYRSILLTSQDKAPTVVQRALEKHNVAKPWVQDYQLFQVLPGDRELLIPDNANVFYAMSPATPGDFVLRRKEGAQHTTSVSLSTPPGYGPHGQQGVWLL
- the RGL3 gene encoding ral guanine nucleotide dissociation stimulator-like 3 isoform X2, with translation MERTAAGKDLALAPLQDWGEETEDGAVYSVSLRRQRSQRSSPGAGPRVTQALSPAPDTFLHYRTSKVRALRAARLERLVRELVSGDPEQDPGFVPAFLATHRAFVPTGRVLGLLLPPPAPPLPPGVEIKKTEGRDLTFNKNLRAVVSVLGLWLRDHPQDFWDPPAHSDLGSVCNFLGWAAPSGAEAQEAEKLLGDFLKEAKAEQEEEEQCQTRAGPPGTAQILCPDSPVGCLEDEEGLVWEGPELLDFSVDDVAEQLTLMDVELFSRLRPFECLGSVWSQRDRPGATSIAPTVRATVTQFNTVTGCVLGSVLGEPGLAAPQRAQRLEKWIRIAQRCRELRNFSSLRAILSALQSNPIYRLKRSWGAVSREPLSTFRKLAQIFSDENNHLSSREILSQEATQGLQEGDAPTGSPSSGDLINFEKRRKEWEILARIQQLQRRCQSYCLSPHPPILAALRAQHKLSEEQSYRISRVIEPPASSCPSSPCIRRQISLTKRLSAKLSRERVSSPGGSPGDPSSSTSSLSPASPPSSPRTKDPPTGSPPASPGPQSPSTKLPLSPDLPGPWSLALPLSGPRISLPGQQGSEARVIRVSIDNDHGNLYRSILLTSQDKAPTVVQRALEKHNVAKPWVQDYQLFQVLPGDRELLIPDNANVFYAMSPATPGDFVLRRKEGAQHTTSVSLSTPPGYGPHGQQGVWLL
- the RGL3 gene encoding ral guanine nucleotide dissociation stimulator-like 3 isoform X3, which produces MERTAAGKDLALAPLQDWGEETEDGAVYSVSLRRQRSQRSSPGAGPRVTQALSPAPDTFLHYRTSKVRALRAARLERLVRELVSGDPEQDPGFVPAFLATHRAFVPTGRVLGLLLPPPAPPLPPGVEIKKTEGRDLTFNKNLRAVVSVLGLWLRDHPQDFWDPPAHSDLGSVCNFLGWAAPSGAEAQEAEKLLGDFLKEAKAEQEEEEQCQTRAGPPGTAQILCPDSPVGCLEDEEGLVWEGPELLDFSVDDVAEQLTLMDVELFSRLRPFECLGSVWSQRDRPGATSIAPTVRATVTQFNTVTGCVLGSVLGEPGLAAPQRAQRLEKWIRIAQRCRELRNFSSLRAILSALQSNPIYRLKRSWGAVSREPLSTFRKLAQIFSDENNHLSSREILSQEATQGLQEGDAPTGSPSSKLPPGPIPYLGTFLTDLVMLDTALPDMLKGDLINFEKRRKEWEILARIQQLQRRCQSYCLSPHPPILAALRAQHKLSEEQSYRISRVIEPPASSCPSSPCIRRQISLTKRLSAKLSRERVSSPGGSPGDPSSSTSSLSPASPPSSPRTKDPPTGSPPASPGPQSPSTKLPLSPDLPGPWSLALPLSGPRISLPGQQGSEARVIRVSIDNDHGNLYRSILLTSQDKAPTVVQRALEKHNVAKPWVQDYQLFQVLPGDRGDTGSIPGLGRSHMLWSN
- the RGL3 gene encoding ral guanine nucleotide dissociation stimulator-like 3 isoform X4, producing MERTAAGKDLALAPLQDWGEETEDGAVYSVSLRRQRSQRSSPGAGPRVTQALSPAPDTFLHYRTSKVRALRAARLERLVRELVSGDPEQDPGFVPAFLATHRAFVPTGRVLGLLLPPPAPPLPPGVEIKKTEGRDLTFNKNLRAVVSVLGLWLRDHPQDFWDPPAHSDLGSVCNFLGWAAPSGAEAQEAEKLLGDFLKEAKAEQEEEEQCQTRAGPPGTAQILCPDSPVGCLEDEEGLVWEGPELLDFSVDDVAEQLTLMDVELFSRLRPFECLGSVWSQRDRPGATSIAPTVRATVTQFNTVTGCVLGSVLGEPGLAAPQRAQRLEKWIRIAQRCRELRNFSSLRAILSALQSNPIYRLKRSWGAVSREPLSTFRKLAQIFSDENNHLSSREILSQEATQGLQEGDAPTGSPSSKLPPGPIPYLGTFLTDLVMLDTALPDMLKGDLINFEKRRKEWEILARIQQLQRRCQSYCLSPHPPILAALRAQHKLSEEQSYRISRVIEPPASSCPSSPCIRRQISLTKRLRSCPGREFHPLVEVLGIPHPPPQVCPQHPLHPVLEPRTLLQAVLQPLQGPRAPAPSCP